In Gymnogyps californianus isolate 813 chromosome 20, ASM1813914v2, whole genome shotgun sequence, a single window of DNA contains:
- the MED31 gene encoding mediator of RNA polymerase II transcription subunit 31 isoform X3, giving the protein MPLPPRRATTVPDDTGNRLRFQLELEFVQCLANPNYLNFLAQRGYFKDKAFVNYLKYLLYWKEPEYAKYLKYPQCLHMLELLQYEHFRKELVNAQCAKFIDEQQILHWQHYSRKRMRLQQALAEQQQQNNTSVK; this is encoded by the exons ATGCCACTGCCTCCCAGAAGAGCAACAACAGTGCCAG ATGATACAGGAAATCGACTTCGGTTCCAGCTGGAGTTAGAGTTTGTTCAATGTCTGGCAAATCCAAATTACCTCAACT ttcttgcACAAAGAGGCTACTTCAAAGATAAAGCTTTTGTAAattatcttaaatatttactttattgGAAAGAACCTGAATATGCAAAATACCTGAA gTATCCTCAATGTTTGCATATGTTAGAGCTGCTCCAATATGAACATTTCCGTAAAGAACTGGTAAATGCTCAGTGTGCTAAATTTATTGATGAGCAACAGATTCTTCACTGGCAGCACTATTCACGGAAAAGAATGCGCCTCCAGCAAGcacttgcagagcagcagcaacaaaacaacacctctgtaaaatga
- the MED31 gene encoding mediator of RNA polymerase II transcription subunit 31 isoform X2: protein MRRRQHRTDRSCSPRSLLAEYAALESAPERPSPLRPAGSRKRRRPAAASSPAAPPPLPGGLGRPPLARGPPGARPPPRRPPSRRPRAHTPPHGRRSRGPARCRATAAAFPACLSAAFRRVSVRRQRVSSPPSCAWASRAARRAAMETDDTGNRLRFQLELEFVQCLANPNYLNFLAQRGYFKDKAFVNYLKYLLYWKEPEYAKYLKYPQCLHMLELLQYEHFRKELVNAQCAKFIDEQQILHWQHYSRKRMRLQQALAEQQQQNNTSVK from the exons ATGAGGAGAAGGCAGCACCGGACCGACCGTTCCTGCTCGCCCCGCTCCCTGCTGGCGGAGTACGCGGCTCTCGAGTCCGCTCCCGAGCGGCCTTCACCGCTGCGCCCGGCGGGCTCCCGCAAACGCCGGCGGCCGGCAGCGGCCTCctctcccgccgccccgccgcctctGCCGGGCGGGCTCGGCCGCCCGCCCCTCGCCCGAGGCCCGCCCggggcccgcccgccgccgcgccgcccgccttcccgccggccccgggcgcACACCCCGCCTCACGGGCGGAGgagccgcggcccggcccgtTGCCGGGCAACCGCCGCCGCCTTCCCAGCGTGCCTCAGTGCTGCTTTCCGCCGGGTTTCCGTCCGCCGGCAGCGGGTGTCCTCGCCGCCATCTTGTGCCTGGGCGAGTCGCGCAGCCCGGCGGGCCGCCATGGAGACAG ATGATACAGGAAATCGACTTCGGTTCCAGCTGGAGTTAGAGTTTGTTCAATGTCTGGCAAATCCAAATTACCTCAACT ttcttgcACAAAGAGGCTACTTCAAAGATAAAGCTTTTGTAAattatcttaaatatttactttattgGAAAGAACCTGAATATGCAAAATACCTGAA gTATCCTCAATGTTTGCATATGTTAGAGCTGCTCCAATATGAACATTTCCGTAAAGAACTGGTAAATGCTCAGTGTGCTAAATTTATTGATGAGCAACAGATTCTTCACTGGCAGCACTATTCACGGAAAAGAATGCGCCTCCAGCAAGcacttgcagagcagcagcaacaaaacaacacctctgtaaaatga
- the MED31 gene encoding mediator of RNA polymerase II transcription subunit 31 isoform X1 has translation MRRRQHRTDRSCSPRSLLAEYAALESAPERPSPLRPAGSRKRRRPAAASSPAAPPPLPGGLGRPPLARGPPGARPPPRRPPSRRPRAHTPPHGRRSRGPARCRATAAAFPACLSAAFRRVSVRRQRVSSPPSCAWASRAARRAAMETGEGWRLPLPPGARSAGPGGTARRGAGGPSACGPGRGRLRPCRAGAGPGVAPPWRAAGAGRVLSPLPRRRGLGEVPAAPRALPFPPRSGRLRRRVCSVAAVCGAPGSTRGAHPAGGRGRGGGERASEGASVVAELNPAFPKLLNSSCHGWQPDLTFNICS, from the coding sequence ATGAGGAGAAGGCAGCACCGGACCGACCGTTCCTGCTCGCCCCGCTCCCTGCTGGCGGAGTACGCGGCTCTCGAGTCCGCTCCCGAGCGGCCTTCACCGCTGCGCCCGGCGGGCTCCCGCAAACGCCGGCGGCCGGCAGCGGCCTCctctcccgccgccccgccgcctctGCCGGGCGGGCTCGGCCGCCCGCCCCTCGCCCGAGGCCCGCCCggggcccgcccgccgccgcgccgcccgccttcccgccggccccgggcgcACACCCCGCCTCACGGGCGGAGgagccgcggcccggcccgtTGCCGGGCAACCGCCGCCGCCTTCCCAGCGTGCCTCAGTGCTGCTTTCCGCCGGGTTTCCGTCCGCCGGCAGCGGGTGTCCTCGCCGCCATCTTGTGCCTGGGCGAGTCGCGCAGCCCGGCGGGCCGCCATGGAGACAGGTGAGGGGTGGCGGTTGCCGCTGCCTCCCGGAGCTCGCAGTGCTGGGCCCGGCGGGACCGCGCGGcgaggggcgggcgggccgAGCGCTTGCGGCCCGGGGAGGGGCCGCCTGCGGCCCTGCCGCGCAGGAGCTGGGCCCGGCGTGGCGCCGCCCTGGCGGGCGGCAGGTGCTGGACGGGTTCTGAGCCCGCTTCCTCGGAGAAGGGGGCTCGGGGAAGTTCCTGCTGCCCCGCGGGCCCTCCCGTTTCCGCCCCGGTCAGGCCGGCTCCGGCGCCGCGTTTGCTCCGTTGCCGCCGTCTGTGGCGCTCCTGGAAGTACCCGCGGCGCTCACCCTGCCGGAGGCCGTGGGAGGGGAGGTGGCGAGAGGGCGTCAGAGGGCGCGTCCGTGGTGGCAGAGCTAAATCCCGCGTTCCCAAAACTCTTAAATAGCTCTTGCCACGGATGGCAGCCCGACCTCACTTTTAATATTTGCTCTTGA
- the TXNDC17 gene encoding thioredoxin domain-containing protein 17, with protein sequence MGWEEKQVRGYPEFVRTAQRYHGRPIFALFCGDKDAEGRSWCPDCVTAEPVVRKELHNMPDESVFIYCLVGDRAYWKDPNNEFRKNLKLTGVPTLLKYGTPQKLVEEECFKAELVRMLFTED encoded by the exons AtgggctgggaggagaagcaggtCCGCGGGTACCCCGAGTTCGTGCGGACGGCGCAGCGCTACCACGGCCGGCCCATCTTCGCGCTCTTCTGCGGCGACAAGGATGCCgagggcaggagctggtgcCCGGACTGCGTGACGG CTGAACCGGTTGTGAGGAAGGAACTTCATAACATGCCTGATGAGTCTGTATTCATCTACTGCCTAGTAGGAGACAGAGCCTA CTGGAAAGATCCCAACAATGAATTCAGGAAGAATCTGAAACTAACAGGAGTGCCTACACTACTTAAATATGGAACA CCTCAGAAGCTGGTTgaagaagaatgttttaaagcagAGCTTGTGCGTATGTTATTTACTGAAGACTAA
- the KIAA0753 gene encoding protein moonraker isoform X2, producing MGPSKPTMSDATFAFTTQLYRNEAKALQTQLQFNRNVPAIPENLAFRFSNPRPIIIEKLKASNDQRNLAGSEDPSIRSSGMFSVVSEERLKLAIQLAKRDIKRRHLEEQVKQQVFGDAVNKPLLAQKSQQQKTEVFESPEKKNALKSQTHLKYQQKLGQPSKVETTTSGAKVYLYTPNEGKLIPAVLDSPPTRDTGPDPKPNVNKKEDKNTQEVRRLQKELRSYVQKIEELTKKGREREVLDPDKEQQVCTRRQKQAARSARMLYVLQQQVKEIQDDLEKLSPHKIKHTKKSRAVSRLAAAHRGAVRALQAFAHQFTDQTEQQIPTHYKELGSLIRQLSLCSAKLEVDSSISDIIIDILLQVEDLDSLLEKKQTPKKVKKCISASQGKSPRNAETFPARKQLTSPKGENKPLILKGQHGQEPRKPPAARSLLTVQKANSCAHILHNKFQEENDPHTPEGNATLQGCLDALVRARAVKKDPILESGPLKKKGVLSPAKSQGMPKSLKSRQVQPQGKHARFQEPTIAFQLKENKRLVKESRTPCVLPNPTSPPVSPKRSQSASSTQYADKVAKAVREHLEPLLDRTQQVAANADILSEKLLDDLLEDTAQELWSMEQHERPQTEALPMADTHSLESMLQRMEEIERYQEAVRRRFTQIVYSDSEFWAQEDRTEQQIASTAKRPTSPHPIQITKLIRCTEPEMDILFEKLFDGNDIDENKEAEEKLQTGNDILQPWTRNSLQKECYVSLSVPKHMLQSILDYNSRYKHHLKLISHEAVGSFNPWQIAESLAEQLTEEALCDVAAELQDVCEDYAEAVFTSEFLQPAQ from the exons ATGGGACCAAGCAAGCCAACTATGTCTGATGCTACATTTGCATTCACTACCCAGCTATACAGGAACGAAGCAAAGGCTTTACAAACACAG CTCCAGTTTAATAGAAATGTTCCTGCAATTCCAGAGAACTTGGCTTTCAGATTCTCTAACCCCCGTCCAATTATAATAGAAAAACTGAAGGCATCCAATGATCAGAGAAATCTAGCTGGAAGTGAGGACCCCAGCATAAGAAGCTCTGGCATGTTTTCAGTGGTATCTGAAGAGAGACTAAAATTGGCTATTCAGCTAGCCAAAAGGGACATAAAACGAAGACACCTTGAAGAGCAAGTGAAACAGCAAGTGTTTGGAGACGCTGTCAATAAACCATTGTTGGCCCAGAAGTCACAACAGCAGAAGACTGAAGTATTCGAAagtccagaaaagaaaaatgcactgaagtcTCAAACTCACTTAAAATATCAGCAGAAACTTGGTCAGCCTTCCAAAGTGGAGACTACCACCTCTGGTGCTAAAGTTTATCTCTACACACCAAATGAGGGAAAGCTAATACCAGCTGTTTTGGACTCTCCACCCACCCGTGACACAGGACCGGACCCCAAGCCAAAcgtaaacaaaaaggaagataaaaatacGCAGGAAGTCCGACGGCTGCAAAAGGAATTGAGGAGCTATGTCCAGAAAATTGAAGAACTGACTAAAAAAG ggagagagagagaagttttAGATCCTGATAAAGAGCAACAAGTTTGCACTAGGAGACAGAAACAAGCTGCACGGTCAGCTCGGATGCTGTATGTACTCCAGCAACAG GTAAAAGAAATTCAGGATGATTTAGAGAAACTGAGTCCTCATAAAATCAAACATACTAAAAAG tctcGAGCAGTATCCAGATTGGCAGCAGCACACAGAGGAGCTGTACGAGCCTTGCAGGCATTTGCTCATCAGTTTACAGATCAAACAGAGCAGCAGATTCCTACCCACTACAAGGAACTGGGCAGTCTCATTCGACAACTGTCTCTCTGTTCCGCCAAACTAGAAGTGGATTCTTCCATTTCTGACATTATCATAGATATTTTGCTGCAAGTTGAG GATCTGGATTCactgctggaaaagaaacaaacaccaaaaaaagtgaagaaatgtatttcagcATCTCAGGGCAAATCTCCAAGGAATGCTGAGACATTTCCAGCCAGAAAGCAGCTTACATCtccaaaaggagaaaacaaacctCTCATCTTAAAGGGACAGCATGGACAAGAACCTAGAAAACCTCCAGCTGCCAGGAGTCTCTTGActg ttCAGAAGGCAAACAGTTGTGCTCATATATTGCACAATAAattccaagaagaaaatgacCCACATACTCCAGAGGGAAATGCCACTTTACAAGGATGCCTAGATGCATTGGTGAGAGCTAGAGCTGTAAAAAAAGATCCCATCCTTGAAAGCGGCCCTTTGAAGAAGAAAGGCGTATTATCACCTGCAAAATCACAG GGAATGCCGAAATCTCTAAAATCAAGACAGGTACAGCCTCAAGGAAAGCACGCCCGATTTCAAGAGCCAACTATAGCTTTCCAGCTAAAAGAGAACAAACGACTTGTTAAGGAGAGCAGAACACCCTGCGTGCTTCCAAACCCTACATCTCCACCGGTTTCACCTAAGCG GTCACAAAGTGCTTCTTCAACCCAGTATGCAGACAAAGTTGCGAAGGCAGTACGGGAGCACTTAGAACCTCTATTAGATAGGACACAG caggTTGCAGCAAATGCAGATATTCTGAGTGAAAAGCTATTGGATGATCTTTTGGAAGATACTGCTCAGGAACTGTGGAGTATGGAGCAGCATGAGAGACCCCAGACTGAGGCTCTGCCCATGGCTGACACTCATAGTCTGGAGTCAATGTTGCaaagaatggaagaaattgAA AGATACCAGGAGGCTGTACGCAGGAGATTCACCCAGATTGTGTATAGTGATTCGGAGTTCTGGGCCCAGGAAGACAGAACAG AACAACAAATTGCATCAACAGCTAAAAGACCTACATCTCCTCATCCAATTCAGATAACCAAATTAATCAGATGCACAGAGCCAGAAATggacattttatttgaaaaactttttGATGGCAA TGATATTgatgaaaacaaagaagcagaggagaaattGCAGACTGGAAATGACATTCTGCAGCCCTGGACTCGGAATTCTCTACAGAAAGAGTGCTATGTGTCTCTCTCTGTGCCAAAGCATATGCTCCAGAGCATCTTGGATTATAACAGCAGATACAAGCATCACTTAAAGCTTATTTCCCATGAGGCGGTAGGCAGTTTCAATCCATGGCAGATTGCTGAGAG tCTTGCAGAACAACTAACAGAAGAAGCCCTATGTGatgtggcagcagagctgcaggatgtTTGTGAGGATTATGCAGAAGCTGTGTTCACATCAGAGTTTTTGCAGCCAGCACAGTAA
- the KIAA0753 gene encoding protein moonraker isoform X1: MGPSKPTMSDATFAFTTQLYRNEAKALQTQLQFNRNVPAIPENLAFRFSNPRPIIIEKLKASNDQRNLAGSEDPSIRSSGMFSVVSEERLKLAIQLAKRDIKRRHLEEQVKQQVFGDAVNKPLLAQKSQQQKTEVFESPEKKNALKSQTHLKYQQKLGQPSKVETTTSGAKVYLYTPNEGKLIPAVLDSPPTRDTGPDPKPNVNKKEDKNTQEVRRLQKELRSYVQKIEELTKKGREREVLDPDKEQQVCTRRQKQAARSARMLYVLQQQVKEIQDDLEKLSPHKIKHTKKSRAVSRLAAAHRGAVRALQAFAHQFTDQTEQQIPTHYKELGSLIRQLSLCSAKLEVDSSISDIIIDILLQVEDLDSLLEKKQTPKKVKKCISASQGKSPRNAETFPARKQLTSPKGENKPLILKGQHGQEPRKPPAARSLLTAVQKANSCAHILHNKFQEENDPHTPEGNATLQGCLDALVRARAVKKDPILESGPLKKKGVLSPAKSQGMPKSLKSRQVQPQGKHARFQEPTIAFQLKENKRLVKESRTPCVLPNPTSPPVSPKRSQSASSTQYADKVAKAVREHLEPLLDRTQQVAANADILSEKLLDDLLEDTAQELWSMEQHERPQTEALPMADTHSLESMLQRMEEIERYQEAVRRRFTQIVYSDSEFWAQEDRTEQQIASTAKRPTSPHPIQITKLIRCTEPEMDILFEKLFDGNDIDENKEAEEKLQTGNDILQPWTRNSLQKECYVSLSVPKHMLQSILDYNSRYKHHLKLISHEAVGSFNPWQIAESLAEQLTEEALCDVAAELQDVCEDYAEAVFTSEFLQPAQ, from the exons ATGGGACCAAGCAAGCCAACTATGTCTGATGCTACATTTGCATTCACTACCCAGCTATACAGGAACGAAGCAAAGGCTTTACAAACACAG CTCCAGTTTAATAGAAATGTTCCTGCAATTCCAGAGAACTTGGCTTTCAGATTCTCTAACCCCCGTCCAATTATAATAGAAAAACTGAAGGCATCCAATGATCAGAGAAATCTAGCTGGAAGTGAGGACCCCAGCATAAGAAGCTCTGGCATGTTTTCAGTGGTATCTGAAGAGAGACTAAAATTGGCTATTCAGCTAGCCAAAAGGGACATAAAACGAAGACACCTTGAAGAGCAAGTGAAACAGCAAGTGTTTGGAGACGCTGTCAATAAACCATTGTTGGCCCAGAAGTCACAACAGCAGAAGACTGAAGTATTCGAAagtccagaaaagaaaaatgcactgaagtcTCAAACTCACTTAAAATATCAGCAGAAACTTGGTCAGCCTTCCAAAGTGGAGACTACCACCTCTGGTGCTAAAGTTTATCTCTACACACCAAATGAGGGAAAGCTAATACCAGCTGTTTTGGACTCTCCACCCACCCGTGACACAGGACCGGACCCCAAGCCAAAcgtaaacaaaaaggaagataaaaatacGCAGGAAGTCCGACGGCTGCAAAAGGAATTGAGGAGCTATGTCCAGAAAATTGAAGAACTGACTAAAAAAG ggagagagagagaagttttAGATCCTGATAAAGAGCAACAAGTTTGCACTAGGAGACAGAAACAAGCTGCACGGTCAGCTCGGATGCTGTATGTACTCCAGCAACAG GTAAAAGAAATTCAGGATGATTTAGAGAAACTGAGTCCTCATAAAATCAAACATACTAAAAAG tctcGAGCAGTATCCAGATTGGCAGCAGCACACAGAGGAGCTGTACGAGCCTTGCAGGCATTTGCTCATCAGTTTACAGATCAAACAGAGCAGCAGATTCCTACCCACTACAAGGAACTGGGCAGTCTCATTCGACAACTGTCTCTCTGTTCCGCCAAACTAGAAGTGGATTCTTCCATTTCTGACATTATCATAGATATTTTGCTGCAAGTTGAG GATCTGGATTCactgctggaaaagaaacaaacaccaaaaaaagtgaagaaatgtatttcagcATCTCAGGGCAAATCTCCAAGGAATGCTGAGACATTTCCAGCCAGAAAGCAGCTTACATCtccaaaaggagaaaacaaacctCTCATCTTAAAGGGACAGCATGGACAAGAACCTAGAAAACCTCCAGCTGCCAGGAGTCTCTTGActg cagttCAGAAGGCAAACAGTTGTGCTCATATATTGCACAATAAattccaagaagaaaatgacCCACATACTCCAGAGGGAAATGCCACTTTACAAGGATGCCTAGATGCATTGGTGAGAGCTAGAGCTGTAAAAAAAGATCCCATCCTTGAAAGCGGCCCTTTGAAGAAGAAAGGCGTATTATCACCTGCAAAATCACAG GGAATGCCGAAATCTCTAAAATCAAGACAGGTACAGCCTCAAGGAAAGCACGCCCGATTTCAAGAGCCAACTATAGCTTTCCAGCTAAAAGAGAACAAACGACTTGTTAAGGAGAGCAGAACACCCTGCGTGCTTCCAAACCCTACATCTCCACCGGTTTCACCTAAGCG GTCACAAAGTGCTTCTTCAACCCAGTATGCAGACAAAGTTGCGAAGGCAGTACGGGAGCACTTAGAACCTCTATTAGATAGGACACAG caggTTGCAGCAAATGCAGATATTCTGAGTGAAAAGCTATTGGATGATCTTTTGGAAGATACTGCTCAGGAACTGTGGAGTATGGAGCAGCATGAGAGACCCCAGACTGAGGCTCTGCCCATGGCTGACACTCATAGTCTGGAGTCAATGTTGCaaagaatggaagaaattgAA AGATACCAGGAGGCTGTACGCAGGAGATTCACCCAGATTGTGTATAGTGATTCGGAGTTCTGGGCCCAGGAAGACAGAACAG AACAACAAATTGCATCAACAGCTAAAAGACCTACATCTCCTCATCCAATTCAGATAACCAAATTAATCAGATGCACAGAGCCAGAAATggacattttatttgaaaaactttttGATGGCAA TGATATTgatgaaaacaaagaagcagaggagaaattGCAGACTGGAAATGACATTCTGCAGCCCTGGACTCGGAATTCTCTACAGAAAGAGTGCTATGTGTCTCTCTCTGTGCCAAAGCATATGCTCCAGAGCATCTTGGATTATAACAGCAGATACAAGCATCACTTAAAGCTTATTTCCCATGAGGCGGTAGGCAGTTTCAATCCATGGCAGATTGCTGAGAG tCTTGCAGAACAACTAACAGAAGAAGCCCTATGTGatgtggcagcagagctgcaggatgtTTGTGAGGATTATGCAGAAGCTGTGTTCACATCAGAGTTTTTGCAGCCAGCACAGTAA